The bacterium genome includes the window ACTTTTTCCAGTGGTACCTCGATCTCCGCCGTTACGGAAGCGTGCCTCACAGCGGATTCGGGCTGGGGATCGAACGCACCGTCTGCTGGATTTGCGGACTTGCGCACATCAGGGAGTCCATTCCGTTCCCCAGGATGCTTTATCGGAAGTCTCCTTAGCGCTTGTTTTCGCGCGGCGCGCGGATTCGCTTATCCACGGACTCGAAATTATTGCCGTAAAGACTTCTCGCGACGCTAGACCGACGCTCTGCCGTCGCCGAAGTTGCGCGCCTGTTCCCGCCAGTTGTTCAGGAAGGCTGCGGCAATCGGCCGGTCTCCATCATATTCGTCCGCGTGGAACGCGAGGAATGCTTCCTGCCCGGCGCTGCACAGGGGACAGACTTCCGGCGGCACATCCCCGGAATGAATGTATCCGCAAACCGCACACACGTATTGCTTCATGTGAGCCTCCAGCACATGGGATTTTACACGATTTCGCGAAATTTTACAAGTGGAGTTGCGACAGTACGGGAAATTGCCCCTTGCTATACTTCTGAGGAAGTGGGCGACATTCAGGCCAAGGCTGTAGAACGACCGGTAGCCGCAAGGCAGATCCGGCTCGGCATCCTTATTTTCCAGCTTTTGTTGCTGGCCGCGTGCCTATGCGCGGCGGGCGGCGCGGTCCATCTCTGGGGCGCAATCTACCGGCCGGACCTGCGGTTTCGACTGACTTCGCTGGGCGGAGCTCAGCCCCCAGAAATGGTGGGCGGGATGAGCGCGCTCTACCTGGATCAAAGCGCGGGCAAACAGGTTTATAGGCTTCTCAAGTGCTCTCCTCAGCGGGAAAGCTACAACGAAGAAACCGGGAGATACTCGATCCGCTCGAGTGTGTGGCTTGAAAGCGACAAAAGCGGATTTTTGAAACGGGAACTGGAGTTTGAATTCCCCGGCAGGCCGCAGTCCACGATTTTCAGGCTCAACGACTCGTACCAGCCGATGTCGCCAAACGTCGTTATCACGGCTGTCGCCGCATACGAAGACCGGATTCTCCTTCAGGTAATTTCGTTGAACTGCAGGCTTGAAACGATGTTTCTAAGCAAAACGGAAGTTCCCATACCGTACCGGTCGCGCGGCGCTTCCGTCAATTTGGGATCGGCAATCTGGATAGACATGCTCAACACGCCGCGGGGCAGGCAGGATTACCTGGCGGTCGGGCTTAGCCTCGGCCAGTCCCCTGCTCGGGAACTCCGCGGTCATAAGGACGAGCTTGGCCGCGACAAGAGCATGGAGCAGAAGCTTGGCATCGTTGTGGTTCCCGCCCAGCAGGCCGATTGGGGGCCGCCGTACAAGGTGATTCCGTTTCCCGTCGCGCCTCATATCGTTTTCGAAGGGCCGTTTGGATGGCCGGGCGTATTCGCCTGGATGCATGCCAATGGAAACGGCTGGTTCTCGAACGCACCGCCGGAGATACTTGAAAAGCATCCGGAGCTAGCTGCGTTTTACGAAAACGACGACTCCTGGTCAAGCTTTTACATTGTTGACATGAATTCCGGGCTGATCAAAGCTCGCCTCAAACTGATGGAGGACAGGCCGGAATTCAGGTGGCCGTGCACTTTCGTATGGGGCCGATCCAACCGTCCGAAGGGCTTGAACACAAGGGAAATTCAAATTCTCGGATTTGCCTCCAGGGGTCTGCCGCCGAAAGGTTTACTTTTCAACTATCGCAGCGAGCTGGATTACGCTTCGCATAAATTCAGCTTCGTTCCGGAAGGCGGCGAGGAAATCGAGTACGCTCCCGTGATAAACGATCGGTTTTCGCTTGAAGATTCTAGGCGGCGGCTCGGATTCGTTCTTTTCAACGAGGACGGCTCTGCGGGCTTCCTTCTGCAACCCGACTGGCTGGGCATGCAAAAGGTGCAGTGGATCAAAACGCCGCCGGAATCCGCCGGTTCGGATGCGGCATTCAAATCGTTTCTCGGAATACTCGGCGGCCCCGGAGGAGAGGATTACCTTCTTTTCGGAACCGATTCAGGATATTTCTTGGCTTACCGGGAAAACGGCGACTTAGTCTGTTCGATTCCAGCTTCGAGGTTTTTCATCAACGACGATTCGAAGTACATCCTGCATCGCGCCACCTGGGAGCAGTCCGCGTTCGATCATCCGGTTTACGTGAGGATCGAGGGCGAAAACCGGAACGAGGAATTCGGTCTGATACTCAATCCGCGGTTCATTCCCCAATGGAAGATCGTTCTGAATGGCACATGGAGCGGACTGGCCGCGCTTTGGTTGATCGGAGGCATCGCGCTGGTGCGCCGGGCAAGGGAAAAGGCCTATGTTCCTCCCGAAGTGCTCGATGCCGTGATCGAAGAAGAACGCGAGGCGCGCGATCTTGCCCTCGACGAGGCGTACGAGCAACACACCGCGCAGGCCCGCGGGAGGCTGGGTCAGATTGCCGACTCTCTGGCGCACAGCCTAAACACGCCGCTGGATGCGATCCGGGCTACGTTGGAGCTGCTTCGCAGCAGGTCGCCCATCGAGGTAGCGTCGCAGCTGATCAAATTATTCCCAGAGCCGGAGCTATCAGCTCGCGCGCTTGCTCTTGCGGAAAAACTGCTTGCAAATCCTCCGGCAATTTCGATTTCGGAAACAAACCGCCGCACGGACGAGTTCGAGGAGCTGCTTGCCGCGGATTATCCCGGATTCGATCGGTTCGCAAAGCATTTCGCGCGGACGGGATTCGAAGCGGAAGAAATAGGCGCGTTCATCGAGACGTTCGGCAGGGATCGCGCGGGCGAACTTGTCCGGCTTCTGGACGAAATCGCGTCCGAAAGGCGCGGCATACTTCTCGCGCTGTCCCAGCACGAAACCGCGTCCCGGCTTGTCAACCGGCTGCGCCATCTGATTCGCGAAGACCGTTTCGACGTCCGATTGAGTCTCGAAACTTCGCTGCAAATGCTGGAAGCTCCGTTGACGGGAAAGAAAATCAAGGTTTCGACCGTGACCGAGGATGTCCCCCGTCTTAAAGGCGATCCGCTTCTGATGGTGGAAATCATCGGAAACATCCTGACGAACGCAGTCGAAGCGCTGCCGGAATACGGCGAAATCAAGGTGTCGGTTACGCGCACCGACGATAAAATCGAGCTTGCGATTTCGAACAACGGGCCGGCGATTCCGGCCGATGTCCTTCCCCGCGTATTCGAGCGCGGATTCACTGCGGGAAAGCCGCAGGGTACGGGGCTTGGCTTGTTCATCGCGGCGCAGGCCGTCAGGATTTTGGGCGGAAGCATTGCAGTTTCCTCGACAACAGGTTGCACCGAATTTAAAATGGAGTTCCCAATCCCGCCTTCAGGGGAGGCAGTGTGACAGGCAGCAGGGCTTGGATTATCTTTGTGGACGACGTCGAGGCCGAGGCCGTCGCGATAAGCGATCTTATAGAGCGGCGGTTCGGCGCGAATTTCCGAGTACGCGCTTTCACGACTCCCGCCGAAGCGCTTAACTTCGTGCGGGAGCGCGCCGAGCGCAGGGAGGAAGTCGCGCTCGTCGTCACCGATATGTACATGCCGGTTTCGATAGGCAGCAACGGCGACGTCCTGCACGGGGACGAGCTTGCAGCGATGTTGCACAAGCAGCTCGACCGCTCGCTGCCGGTGCTCGGATACTCCGGCCACAGCGATTACCAGAATCCGGAGGCGGCCAAGGCCGCGGGCCTTGTGGATCTTTTACCCAAGGATGCGACGCATTCGGACGACCTGCTGAACCGGATCGAGCGAATTTTGATCGATCGCTACGACATGACGTCGGATTCGATTTTTATTACGGGAGCGACGGGATGGCTGGGCAGGATGCTTGTGGACCGCCTGCTTAAAACGACCGAATCGAACTTGTTTTTGCTCGTACGCGAAGCGGACGGAGTCCCGTTCGACCGCCGCATCGAAATTTCGGACGAGCTTAAGCCGCGCGTGAGTTTCGTCAGGGGCGATTTGGCGATTCGCGGACTGGGGATCGGGCCGGCGGACATGCTCGCGCTTCGCTCTACCGGACCGCTCGAATTCTGGCATCTCGCCGCATGCGTAGACTTCGACAAGCGCAACCACGCCGCGGTGATGAAGGCGAATGTCGAGGCGGCGGAGAACCTGGTGGAGTTCATCGCCAAGCTTCCCGCGGGATCTTGCCGCGTATTGAACGCTGTTTCGACCGCGTACGTCGCGGGTGAAAAGCAATTCCCGCTTGTGTCGAGCGAATCCATAGAAAGCACCTGCCATTTCAAAAACGGCTTCGAAAAATCCAAAGCGCGGATGGAACAGATAATCCGCGATTCGGGGCTTCCATACCGGATATTCCGTCCGTCGATGATCGTCGGAAGCTCGGACACGGGCGAGTGGAATGACGAATTCGCGCAAGGCGCATCCGCGGCGCTGGCCAAGATGAAAAGCTTGGGCAGCGGCGTGAACGGAATGCCGACGCTGCACCTTCCGGCGGTTGCCCATTACCGCAAGAATTTGATCTGCGCGGACGACGTTGTTTTCATGATGACCGCGCTAAGAAAAGCGAACACGGGACTTCGCGAGGTGTTCCATTTGGTGAATCCGCACTACGCGCGCGTTTGCGACATCGTCGATGCGGCGGCAACGGTTGCAGGAGTGGAGATAAGCTACGATTCGGATTTGGATTTGGGCATCGCTCAACAGGACGCGGATTTTTTGGAATTCGCCAACTTCACACCGGTGAAACCGATTTGGATGGACGGGGCGAATTTCGAAATTGTCAAGGCGCTGTTTCCATTGTTGCAGTATCTGACGCACAACGACCCGGTGTTCGATTGCGGCAAAACCGCAGCCGCGCTCGCGCAGGTTGCGCCGGGATACTCGCCGATCAAAACAGACAGAGAAAAAATCAGGTACCTTTTGGAAGGTTTAAACGAGATGTGCGCCAATTCCGTCAATTGACGGCAAATCCGCGCTTCGTTGTTTATTGCTTTTATCAATCCTTTCCGGCGCGCATGGAAAGTCGGCGACCTAAGCGCAAAATCAATCAAACAGCTCGCGAACATTGAGCAAGTCCGGCAGCACCTCGAAGAATACGTCGACAACCGCCGGCTCGAAGTGCGTGCCTGATAGCCTGCGAATTTCCTCGAGCGCTTCGTCCATGGGCCACGCGCGCTTGTACGGCCGCTCGCTCGTCAGCGCGTCGAACACGTCGCATATCGCGGTGACCCTGCCTTCAAGCGGTATGGCCTCGCCCCGAAGCCCCGCCGGGTATCCCGTGCCGTCCCACTTCTCGTGGTGAGTGAGCGCGATGACCTCGGCGAGCTGCAAAACCTCCGACTTGCCGCGGGACAGCAGCTCCGCGCCGATTGTGGTGTGCCTCTTCATCACTTCCCACTCCGCGGCGTCCAGCTTGCCCGGCTTCTTAAGGATCACGTCGGGGATTCCGATTTTTCCGATGTCGTGCATCGGCGCCGCGTGCAAAATCAGATGGCAATCGGCGGGCGCGCGGCCCAGCGCCTCGAACATCTTCGACGCGTACCAGCTCATGCGTAAGATGTGCACGCCCGTCTGCTCGTCCTTGTACTCGGCGGCCCGGCCCAGCCTGTGCACGATTTCCAGCTGCGACTGGCGGATGTGTTCGGTCTGCTCCATCACTCGTGCTTCCAGATGGTCCAGCATCTCGCGCAGCTTGCGGTTGGCCTGCCGGATGGACAGCAGGTTGCGGACGCGAACCTGAAGCTCCAGATGGTCGAACGGCTTGGCGATGAAATCCAGCGCGCCCTCGGAAAGCGCGCGGATGCGCGTGTCGGAATCCTCGCTGGCTGTAAGTATCAGAACGGGCACGGGATCGTCGTTTTCCAGCCGCTTCAATTGCGCGAGAACAGCGAAACCATCCATATTCGGCATGTTGATGTCCAACAGGACGGCGTCAGGCCGGAACTCGTTGTACAGGACGGCGGCTTTGCGCGAGTCCGTAGTGGTCGCGATTTCGGACAGGCCGCATGCGCGCAGAATGCGTTCGATTGTGCGGACGACGGGCGCTTCGTCGTCAACGATCAATACGCGTCCGGATGACGCGTATTCCTGCGAGGCTGCTGGGGGAATCCGCACCCGCGGTTCGATGCGCGAATCAAATTTGCCGGCTTCGTTTATCATATGGTTTGGGCGCGGATTTTAGCATCTCGGTTATACTTTTGCCGTGAGTCCGCCCAGGAAAAGATTGAGGGAAAAGCAGCCCGAGGCCAGGCCGGGCGACTTCTGGCTGATCGCCATCCCGGTCGTGCTAACCGTGATCGGCCTCATATACCTTTACAGCGCCACGTACCAAGCCCCCGACCCGGAATCCGGAGCCGCGCCGCTTTTGGGAATGGGACGTTTTTTCAAGCTCCAGGTGCTCTGGTTTTTATTCGGTCTGGGCGTTTACCGGTTGGTATCGCGCGCGGATTTCACGAATCCGCCGTTTCCATGGACGGCGATTTACCTGCCGATACTCGCCCTTTTAATCATCACGATAATCGCCGGACATACGGCTGGCGGCTCCGAGCGCTGGATCAACCTGGGGCTTCTCAAGATGCAGCCGAGCGAGTACGCCAAAATTGCATTCGTTCTTGTTCTTGCCCAGGTTTTTTCCGGGCAAGGCGGTGTCACGGGCGAAAGATTTGCCGGAATGCTCGGCCTACTCGGCGTCACTGCCGCGTTGATTGTAATGCAGCCGGATCTTGGCACCGCAATTGTCTTCTTCGCCATTTTTTCCGTCATCTTGTTCCTGGCACAAGGCGGACAACGGTTTCTTGTGGCGTTCCTGGTGGTCGTCATGCTTATCGCCGTACCGGGCTGGTTTCTACTTCACGATTACCAGCGCGACCGGGTGCTTTCGTTCATGAATCCTGAGGCAGACATCCAGGGAGCGGGCTACAACGTTTACCAAAGCAAGATTGCGATCGGCAGCGGCGGATTGACGGGCGCGGGGCTGCGGCAGGGCACGCAAACCCAGGGCGGATTCGTCCCGAACGACCACACGGATTTCATTTTCAGCGTCGTCGGCGAAGAAGGCGGATTCGTGGGCGGCGGAATGGTTATCCTGTTGTTTGCGCTGCTCGTTCTGCGGCTGACCTGGGCGGGGCAGGTCGCGGCGAACGCATATCAGCAGCTTATCGCCTACGGAGTCAGCGCAATCATCTTTTTCCAGGCCGTGGTGAACATCGGGATGAATATGGGCGTGCTTCCGGTTACGGGCATTCCGCTCCCGTTTTTCAGCTACGGAGGAAACTCGCTGTTCACCATGTATTTCGCTATAGGCGTGTGCCAAAGCATAGTCCGCAATCGTTTCCGCGTGTCGTAAGAAGATGGCGCCCGAATTTCAAGTGGAATGCTTCTGTGCTAAAACCATGTTCCGAGCGGCCGATAACGTCAAGTGAGCCGGCCGGCCCGGCCGGGCGCGTTTTTGCCCGATTTTGGTATATGCAGTGGATTGGCGGCCCGCGGCAACTTGGGCGGGCGGGGTTAGACGGATGGATATTGCCACAATCGCCGGCTTGATTTTGTGTTTCGTGGGATTTTTGGGCGGCTTCGTGATGGAAGGAGGCCACCTCACGTCGCTCGTTCAGCTATCGGCGGGAGCGATTGTTTTCGGTGGGACGTTTGGCGCGGGCATCGCAAGCGCGGCGCTTTCGCAGACGACCGGCATCGCGGGAATACTCAAGCATGCGTTCGTCCGAAAAGAGCGCGATCCCCAAGAGACTATAGCCACATTCGTCAAATTCGCGGAAAAGGCCCGGCGCGAGGGCCTGTTGGTTCTCGAAGAAGACGTACGGGAGCTTAAAGACAGGTTTCTGCAAAACGGAGTGCAGCTCGTCATTGACGGAACCGACACCGAGCTTGTGAAGGACATCCTTCAGACCGAGCTTGCTTACATCGAGGAGCGCCACGAAACCGGCGCCAAGTACTTCGAAAATCTCGGCGGATTCGCCCCCACCTTTGGAATCATCGGCACGGTTATGGGGCTCGTACACGTACTCTCTAACCTTTCCGATCCTTCAAGCCTTGGCCCGGCAATCAGTGCTGCGTTCATCGCGACGCTGTACGGCGTTGTCAGCGCCAACGCGATTTTCCTTCCGATAGCGAACAAGCTCAAATCTTCGTCCAAAGAGGAAATCCTGATCATGGAGCTTATGATTGAGGGTATCCTTTCAATCCAGGCGGGCGACAACCCCCGCATCGTAAAGGAGAAGCTGAACGCGTTCCTCCCGCCCGCCAGACGCGAAAAGGAGGAGGCAAAGGCCTAGCATGGCCGGCAGGAAAAAGGCTGGTGAGCACGGCGGTGGCCACGAGCGGTGGCTCATCACCTACGCGGACATGATCACTTTGCTTATGGTCATGTTCGTCGTCTTTTTCGCCATGGCCCAAGTTGACCTTAAAAAGTTCGCCGCGGCCGCCAAATCCCTCCGGGAAGGATTCGGTGCAAGCAAACCGGTCTCGACCGTCGGCGCGGCGGACAAGATTCCTGTTTTCGACACGCCGGGCGGTGAAACCGTTCTGGAAGGCGCCGGGGGCGAGGGCGGAATCACGCCGGTGGATATCTTCGAATTCGGCAGGCTGGGAAGCGAAATCGAGGAGGAAATAAAGGGGAAATTGCGGGAGGCGGGTCTTGAAGCGTCAAACGTGCAGGTTGATTACAACGAGCGCGGAATCGTGATCACAATCAGTCCCGACAACATCCTTTTCGACAGCGGCAAGGCGTCGTTGCGCCCCGAGTTCGTAAAGATTCTCGACACGATCGGCCCGAAATTGAAGGATTTGCCCAATCAAATCCAGGTTGAGGGTCATACGGACAGCGTTCCAATCAACACTGCGCAGTTTCCGTCAAATTGGGAGCTTTCCGCCGCAAGGGCGAGCTCCGTAATCAGGTACTTCGAGCGCGCTGGCTGGATAAAATCCGACCGTTTGGCCGCGTCCGGCTATGCGGACAGCCGGCCGGTTGATACGAATGCCACTCCGGAAGGAAGAGCTCGCAATCGGCGCGTGGAAATTGTAATCCTGCGCTCGGCTCGCTCCGCGGATTCGGCAAGGCTTGCAAGGGAGATGGGGCAGTGAAAGGCAAAGGAGCATGGTGGCTCGTACTTCCGGGTATTTTGATTCTTGTCGCGGTAATCGCGGGAACAATGTACGCGGGAGGAGCCAAAAAACCCGCATCGAATCCCGATTTCGGCTCTAAGATGGGAAGCTTCGCCGGCACGTTGAAGGTTTCCGGAAAGTACGCTTGCGTGGGCAACATGGAAACCGAGACGTATTATATGTGGGGCGATCCGAGGATCGAGCAAATTCCCGAAGACAAGCGCGTTTATTTCAGCACGGAAAAGGACGCGCGCGACGATTTCGGTTACAAGAAGGGGTGACGAAGTCGCTCCTGCTTGGAGGTGTTTTAAATGGCCCGTAAAAAGGCGTCGGAGGTCGGCACCCTTGCGGGTATTTTGGTTTTGATTGCGGTGGCGGCCGTAATTGCGGTGTTGTTCAACAGCTACACGCAGCCCGAATTCGGCGGCCAGATGGCCGAGTTTTCGGAAGGGCTGCAGACGGGAGCGGTCAACTTCCCGTACGTGGGAAACATGGATACCCAGGTTTATTACCGGAGCAGCGATCCCAGGGTGAAGCAGATTCCCCTGGACAAGCGCGTGTATTTCAAAAGCGAGAAGATCGCCCGCGTCGATTACGAGTACACGCCGGCTCCGGGAACGACCTGATATGAGCGTAAATCCAAGGATGGAAAAAACTCATGGCCAACGAACCTGAAGGCGGAAAGAAAAAGGGATTTTCCCTGCCGATGCCGGTGCTCATCGCGGCGGCAGTCGTGGTTACGCTCGCGCTGTCCGTCGGGCTGTCGTTTCTGGTGGTCAAAAACGCTGCGCCGAAAATGCCTGCCGGCGCAGGCGACGAGGAAGCGGCAAATGACGGCGAAGAAGTGGAGGTCGAGCCGGTCATTACGATTTTCGACCTTCCAACCTTCCGGGCGAACCTCGCCGGAGGAGGCTACATAAAGGCGACCATCTCGCTTGAACTGGCGGACCGCTCTGCGGCGCTGATGGCACTCGGCAAACAGCAAAAGCCGGCCGAAGGAAAGGAAGAAGCTCCGGCTGAAGGAGGCTCCCACGCCTCGGCGAAGCGCGTGGAGTACGCCGCTTATTCATCCGCAAAAGAAGCCCCCGCGGAGGCGGCGCCGGCCGAGCCTGCGGAGCCGCAGATCAGTCCGTTTGTCGAACATCTGACGATGTTCATGCCCAAGTACCAGGACAAGATAAACGAAATTCTGCGGTCCAAAACGCTGGCCGAATTGTCCGAGCCGAAGGCCCAAGTTGAACTTGGAAAGGAGATAAAAAAGGAAATCAATCTAATGCTCGATCCGGAGCTGGGCCAAATTCAGAACGTGTACTTCAAGGAATTCGTAACCACCGGATAATCAAATATGCTCAAGCGCCACTCCGTTCTTTATTTGCTTTTCTCCGTTGCGCTGTTGTCGTGCGGCGGTTCCGGCGGCCAGAAAACCGCGGATATTCGCATCAAACCGCCGGTGGACACGACGGGAGAAATCACCATTTCCACGGCGGACGGTGCGGCCAAAGTGTCGTTCGCATCGGACTTGTTTGCGACGGAAACCGAACTGAGGCTGTCGAACATACTTTCCGGATTGGCAAATTCCGGATTTCCCGAAGGGCGAATCGCCGTCGCGGCGATTGAATTCAAGAAAATCGGCAAAGACCCGCCTGCGGATACCGGCGGTGACAACGCCGGAAGCGGAGAAGGCGGCGACGGCGGGGAAACCGGCGGCGGAGACGACGGCGGTTTGACCAAGTTCGAAGACGAAATCGGCGGCTCCGTCAATATAGAGATGTCAATTTCCGCGCAGCCCAAGTGGCCGGGGGGGGCTCAAGTAACGCTATACAAATGGAGCGACGATCTGGCCGAATGGCGGGACTCGGCGGTGAAGGCCGAGATAGGCGCGGAGGACGGCAAGGCGCGAGCCGCCATCACGCGGTTCGGCAGGTACGCCGTATTCAGTCCGCTGCCGGAGGAACTCCCCCCCCCTTCCGCCGGTACGCCAAAGACTCTTGCGGCAACCAAGCTTGCAGTCAAGCTGGTTTGGGACCGTCCTGCTTATCAACTGCTCGCGGGCTATAACGTTTATAGATCCGCGGAGGCGGATTCCGGTTTCAACAAACTCAACTTGGAGCCGCTGACCGAGGAAAAATACATCGACCTGACCGCTGGGACGGGCACTATTTACTATCGTTTGTCTCTGGTGAGCACCGCCGGCCTTGAAGGGGAGAAAGGCCCCGCGCTGATGGTCGCAATCCCCGGCACGGATTTCTACGGAAAATTCGGATTTTCCGGCGGCGGCTCCGCGGAGCTGAAACAACCTGGAGATGTGCTGTTCGTTCCTACGGCCGGAACAATCGTAGTGACTGATGCCGCTCTGTCTCGATTGGTTCTTTATGACGAAAGCGGGAAGTTCGTGCGCGAGGTGCGTTCGCCCCCTTCGGCTTCGACGCGCATCACCGAACCGGTGGGATTGGGAATCACCGCCGATGGATCCAAAATTTACGTAACCGACAGGGCATTGAACCGCGTGTTCATCCTTTCATCCAATTTCGAGATTCTCGGTTCATTCGGGGGCGGAGGAACCGGCGCGGGTTTTCTTGACTCGCCTTCCGATTGCGCAATCCGAGCCGACGGCGTGGTTTTCGTTTCCGACAGCGGGAACGACCGAATCCAATATTTCACTCCTTCCGGTACATACCTGGGCGAGTTCGGAGCATCGGGATCCGGAAACGGCCAGTTCGACGATCCCGGCTACCTGATTTTCGATTCGACGGGAAAGCTCTACGTCGGCGACCGCGGCAATTCCAGAATTGCCGTGATTTCCGACAAACTCGAATTTGACAGCGCTTTTGATTTCTCGGACGCGGAGCAGCCCGCGGTCCCTCCATTGGAAATTCCCGCGGGACTTGCGCTTGATTCCCGCGGCAACCTCTTTGTAGCGGACGCGGGGCGTTCACGCGTGCTGGCCGCGGATTCTGCGGGCAAGTTCGTGTTTCTTTTCGGAAGCTACGGAAAGGAAAACGGCAAATTCGGCGCGGCGAGCCCGCAGGGTTTGTCGTTCGATCCGACCACCGGGCTGCTTTATGCAAGCGATCCCGCAAACGGACGAATTCAGGTGTTC containing:
- a CDS encoding HAMP domain-containing histidine kinase, with the translated sequence MGDIQAKAVERPVAARQIRLGILIFQLLLLAACLCAAGGAVHLWGAIYRPDLRFRLTSLGGAQPPEMVGGMSALYLDQSAGKQVYRLLKCSPQRESYNEETGRYSIRSSVWLESDKSGFLKRELEFEFPGRPQSTIFRLNDSYQPMSPNVVITAVAAYEDRILLQVISLNCRLETMFLSKTEVPIPYRSRGASVNLGSAIWIDMLNTPRGRQDYLAVGLSLGQSPARELRGHKDELGRDKSMEQKLGIVVVPAQQADWGPPYKVIPFPVAPHIVFEGPFGWPGVFAWMHANGNGWFSNAPPEILEKHPELAAFYENDDSWSSFYIVDMNSGLIKARLKLMEDRPEFRWPCTFVWGRSNRPKGLNTREIQILGFASRGLPPKGLLFNYRSELDYASHKFSFVPEGGEEIEYAPVINDRFSLEDSRRRLGFVLFNEDGSAGFLLQPDWLGMQKVQWIKTPPESAGSDAAFKSFLGILGGPGGEDYLLFGTDSGYFLAYRENGDLVCSIPASRFFINDDSKYILHRATWEQSAFDHPVYVRIEGENRNEEFGLILNPRFIPQWKIVLNGTWSGLAALWLIGGIALVRRAREKAYVPPEVLDAVIEEEREARDLALDEAYEQHTAQARGRLGQIADSLAHSLNTPLDAIRATLELLRSRSPIEVASQLIKLFPEPELSARALALAEKLLANPPAISISETNRRTDEFEELLAADYPGFDRFAKHFARTGFEAEEIGAFIETFGRDRAGELVRLLDEIASERRGILLALSQHETASRLVNRLRHLIREDRFDVRLSLETSLQMLEAPLTGKKIKVSTVTEDVPRLKGDPLLMVEIIGNILTNAVEALPEYGEIKVSVTRTDDKIELAISNNGPAIPADVLPRVFERGFTAGKPQGTGLGLFIAAQAVRILGGSIAVSSTTGCTEFKMEFPIPPSGEAV
- a CDS encoding response regulator, which encodes MINEAGKFDSRIEPRVRIPPAASQEYASSGRVLIVDDEAPVVRTIERILRACGLSEIATTTDSRKAAVLYNEFRPDAVLLDINMPNMDGFAVLAQLKRLENDDPVPVLILTASEDSDTRIRALSEGALDFIAKPFDHLELQVRVRNLLSIRQANRKLREMLDHLEARVMEQTEHIRQSQLEIVHRLGRAAEYKDEQTGVHILRMSWYASKMFEALGRAPADCHLILHAAPMHDIGKIGIPDVILKKPGKLDAAEWEVMKRHTTIGAELLSRGKSEVLQLAEVIALTHHEKWDGTGYPAGLRGEAIPLEGRVTAICDVFDALTSERPYKRAWPMDEALEEIRRLSGTHFEPAVVDVFFEVLPDLLNVRELFD
- a CDS encoding flagellar motor protein, encoding MDIATIAGLILCFVGFLGGFVMEGGHLTSLVQLSAGAIVFGGTFGAGIASAALSQTTGIAGILKHAFVRKERDPQETIATFVKFAEKARREGLLVLEEDVRELKDRFLQNGVQLVIDGTDTELVKDILQTELAYIEERHETGAKYFENLGGFAPTFGIIGTVMGLVHVLSNLSDPSSLGPAISAAFIATLYGVVSANAIFLPIANKLKSSSKEEILIMELMIEGILSIQAGDNPRIVKEKLNAFLPPARREKEEAKA
- a CDS encoding flagellar basal body-associated FliL family protein, with protein sequence MANEPEGGKKKGFSLPMPVLIAAAVVVTLALSVGLSFLVVKNAAPKMPAGAGDEEAANDGEEVEVEPVITIFDLPTFRANLAGGGYIKATISLELADRSAALMALGKQQKPAEGKEEAPAEGGSHASAKRVEYAAYSSAKEAPAEAAPAEPAEPQISPFVEHLTMFMPKYQDKINEILRSKTLAELSEPKAQVELGKEIKKEINLMLDPELGQIQNVYFKEFVTTG
- a CDS encoding flagellar motor protein MotB, whose protein sequence is MAGRKKAGEHGGGHERWLITYADMITLLMVMFVVFFAMAQVDLKKFAAAAKSLREGFGASKPVSTVGAADKIPVFDTPGGETVLEGAGGEGGITPVDIFEFGRLGSEIEEEIKGKLREAGLEASNVQVDYNERGIVITISPDNILFDSGKASLRPEFVKILDTIGPKLKDLPNQIQVEGHTDSVPINTAQFPSNWELSAARASSVIRYFERAGWIKSDRLAASGYADSRPVDTNATPEGRARNRRVEIVILRSARSADSARLAREMGQ
- a CDS encoding SDR family oxidoreductase, whose amino-acid sequence is MTGSRAWIIFVDDVEAEAVAISDLIERRFGANFRVRAFTTPAEALNFVRERAERREEVALVVTDMYMPVSIGSNGDVLHGDELAAMLHKQLDRSLPVLGYSGHSDYQNPEAAKAAGLVDLLPKDATHSDDLLNRIERILIDRYDMTSDSIFITGATGWLGRMLVDRLLKTTESNLFLLVREADGVPFDRRIEISDELKPRVSFVRGDLAIRGLGIGPADMLALRSTGPLEFWHLAACVDFDKRNHAAVMKANVEAAENLVEFIAKLPAGSCRVLNAVSTAYVAGEKQFPLVSSESIESTCHFKNGFEKSKARMEQIIRDSGLPYRIFRPSMIVGSSDTGEWNDEFAQGASAALAKMKSLGSGVNGMPTLHLPAVAHYRKNLICADDVVFMMTALRKANTGLREVFHLVNPHYARVCDIVDAAATVAGVEISYDSDLDLGIAQQDADFLEFANFTPVKPIWMDGANFEIVKALFPLLQYLTHNDPVFDCGKTAAALAQVAPGYSPIKTDREKIRYLLEGLNEMCANSVN
- the rodA gene encoding rod shape-determining protein RodA, with translation MSPPRKRLREKQPEARPGDFWLIAIPVVLTVIGLIYLYSATYQAPDPESGAAPLLGMGRFFKLQVLWFLFGLGVYRLVSRADFTNPPFPWTAIYLPILALLIITIIAGHTAGGSERWINLGLLKMQPSEYAKIAFVLVLAQVFSGQGGVTGERFAGMLGLLGVTAALIVMQPDLGTAIVFFAIFSVILFLAQGGQRFLVAFLVVVMLIAVPGWFLLHDYQRDRVLSFMNPEADIQGAGYNVYQSKIAIGSGGLTGAGLRQGTQTQGGFVPNDHTDFIFSVVGEEGGFVGGGMVILLFALLVLRLTWAGQVAANAYQQLIAYGVSAIIFFQAVVNIGMNMGVLPVTGIPLPFFSYGGNSLFTMYFAIGVCQSIVRNRFRVS